The genomic stretch gtgtacgggaaggaagaagacaactctgtttttgctctgttctttctacagccatccaaagtcatataaatccaaacccaaatgactaaaatacccttaagtcatttaaggcttctaaatccattccaagggtaaaattggtactttccacctatcccgttaatcataattaatgcttcccaattcccactagtctcaatattctcaaatgctaataaattataccccattaccctttaattctcggtaatgctctaatcatcaaaatgaccccgagacttaccccgagcctcgaacttaaacccgttatgactagaccgaacacttacatctcatgaccgtctcatgctgattagctcgaaccaatccaccttataatgtggctatattaattaatcacaaccatacacccaaaatacacaattacgcccacagtggccaaattaccaaaatacccttataataataaatactcccatatgcatgcattcaccatcatataataatacaagtcacgtaaacatgcatataatcattaaataccataataaatcaattatggccctcccggcctcctaatcaaggtcctaagctttattaggaaatttggggcattacactaagtGTGTCAACCGAGTTTTGGCGATTTAGACGAGCATCATAATGGGGCAACAAGTTGTAGGCCTCTTCCATTGGTGGTTTGTCGGAACGAGCAAGCAGGGGACTCACATAGGCGTTATATTCCCGACCTAAACCATTCAAAAAATACATCAGTTGATCAGTAAATGAGACGGGGTCACCTGCGGAGGCAAGATTATTGCAGAGTCCGCGAAATTTCTGAATGTAGGCAAACGCAGTAAGACCATCCTTGCGGAGAGTTTGTAGCTGTGTGCGAATTTCGGATAACCGAGAAAAGGAGGCAACAAAGTATATTTGGGTAAGAGCATCCCATATTTCACGAGCAGTGCGATAACCCACGATTTGGCCCAGCATAGACTCTGTAATGGAGGCATAGATCCAGCTCATGACCAATCTATTATACCTCTGCCAAGAATGGAACTCCATACTACTAGAATCAGAAGAGTCGGCAGCTTGAGGAACAGGGCATGGGCAAGACCCATCAATGAAGCCTTCGAGACCATTGGCTATTATGATATTGAGCATCTGAGTTTGCCAAATGATGAAGTTGTTTTCATCCAGTTTTACAGAAATAGGTTGATGAACAGATGGGAGGGTGGGTAACGAAGAAGAAGAAACAATCGGGAGTGGAGGGGTCGAAGAAGAGCTGTTGGAGGCATGCTGAGGAGGGGGTACTGTGGTGTCAGCCGAGGTTGGTTGTTGGGAGACAGACAGGGTAGGGGAGGTACTTTGGGCAGAGGCCATATGAGTTGTtaatgctctgataccatgacAGAAATTAAGAAGGAATGAAAAAGTTGTATTCCTTGGTGAATATTGAAGAGTACAAAGATTTATATAGAAGCTTATAGGACCACATTATACGTGGCACACATACAGCAAAAAAGAAAAGGTAAACCAACtaatacaaaattaattaattaatcatttggTTTAACACATATATTACCACACTTTCCATAAATTTATTCTAAGAACAATTTAACGTTTTATTCCTTATATGAATCCTAAAATATTTACATGGTTTTCTTGGAATGCTGAATCataattttcttttcttgaaagaataaattttaattagtgagactaaataaaattttaatatattaaaattgttatATAATTGTGGGTTTTTTTTAAAGAGATTTATAATTGTGGGTTTACTGGTGTTCTTAAAACATTGGTAATATATTTTTACAATGAAATTATTTTTCAGCTACTTCTCAGTTCTTAAACAATAAAAAACAGTACACTCTAATTTTtatgttggtaaggaaaataaaaacaacaaaacGATTATTAATAATGTAATTGCAAATATATTTTAACTCAATTATTGATATAAAAGATCCtcctataatttaaataaataatattttagccAAACCCAAGCATGTAAATAGTAAATAGTAAATAGTAAATAGTAAAGCGCAAAGCAGAGAGCACATCCATTTTTGGCCTAGTTAACTTTTACGGCTGAGGATATCCCAAACAAAGCAGCCAAAGCGCCATGCTTTGATATCCTCAAGCTGCTGCAACCACAAACAATGTCTTCCATGGCCTTGTTATCTCCGTCAACCCATTTCCCATCTCTCTCTCCTTCATCCCATTCCAAAACCCATTTCGCTAACAAGCCTTGTCTCCTTCTCAGACCCAACACTCCTCTCTTTCGCCGTCTCTTAAGCACCAAAGCCTCTGCTGATAATGGAGCCGGAAACCTCGGCTCAGCTGCCACCGCTGTTGAACCCAAGGCTCTAGAACCTTCTGTGCCCTCGTCTGAGAAGGTTGAGAGCTCACCTGTGTCAAATGGGTCAGCACTTAAAACCCCTGAAGTCGAAGTGGTGAGTTTGTTCGAGAACCCGAAATGGATCAACGGGACTTGGGATTTGACTCAGTTTCAGAACAATGGAAAAACCGATTGGGAGGCTGTCATTGATGCTGGTGAGGTTCTTGcattttttaagtatttttttgtCTGATGATATGATTGGTGTGGAATTGAGTAATTAGTAAATATAAACTTTAGAATCTATTGATATAGTATGCGTTTTTGAAGCCATCAATTCTTGTTCGATAATTAAACTTAGTGAAATGTGGTTGTGCTTAAAAGATTATGTGATGTTTGGCAAAGAAAACCTGTTCAACCACATAGAATGGTTGGTTGTAGCATTACACATTGATTAGTATCAGATGAAAGTGTTTTTATTATGGCTACTTTATGATTTAAACTAGTTTCTAAATAATCATCTTAATTTTTAAATGCTTTCTATAAATAATTTGGTGTTTATGACATATAATAATACTATGTAATATTTTTTCTCGGATAGTCACAATGAGTGACTCGACATAGCCGCCGCTGCTTGCCATAACATCAATCTCATGCTAGCACCACTTGGATCCTTGTGGCCATAGTCGCTACTTTCATCACTAAAAATGAATCATCATACCACCACTACTATTACAATACCACTAGTACTACCGACATTAGCCACTGCCTTTAGTTCAATTTTGATAATGTTATAGTTGAACAACTAATGGAAAACTTTCTCTGGGTTCAATTTCCTCATGAGCTATGTTGTTTAGTGAAGGTGTATACTGAACATACATAGCAAGAGGAGTTTATAAATTCCTAACCATTTGCATAAAGTTTCAGATTAGTTTGGGATTCCGACCACATCAGTTTATAAGTTTTGGTTAAAATCAGTATTGTGCTAAATTATAATTCGCATATCCCACTTGGTCTTCTTCAAGAGTGTTAGGGAACCCAATGGTGTCTTTCAATGATGATGGGATCTTTCTTATCTCATTCTGTGCACTGGAACCCATTTGTCTACATCCTTCAGTTTATGAAAGTGCATTTGACTAATGAACTTTTCCTGACCATTGGGATCAGGTACAATACTTATTTCTTGGTCATAAGTAAGAGATAAGAGTATCTCAATGACTTATTTGATGTGTGGTTTCTCTTTGTTTCTTTTCACTTCTTTTGGCTTGATACAAGTTACCATTAATTGGCTACATTATTCTGTTTTGCATGACTAGTTGATATccaaaattaaattatttgataTTGGACTTTTTATTACACATCTGAATTGGTGTTTAGGTAAAGATATATATCTTATCTTATTAGTGAGGACTTTGTACATGGATAAATATATCATGCATGTGATATTTATGAGAAGTTCAATTTTATTCATTTCTATATAATTTAACTTGTATGCTTCATGATAATCCAAAAATTACTCGTATGCTAATGAGAAACTTTACGGATTGACTCTTTTCAGAGGCAAAGAGGAGAAAATGGCTTGAGGACAACCCCGAATCATCCAGTAATGAGAACCCAGTAGTTTTTGACACCTCCATCATTCCTTGGTGGGCATGGATAAAAAGATACCACTTACCTGAAGCCGAACTACTAAACGGTTTGTTATGATCAACTTCATTTTTTTTTGGCCCAAAAACACATTCTGCTAGCCTTAATTAATCAATCATACGTTGTTTACATGTTTAATGCAGGCCGTGCTGCTATGATTGGGTTTTTCATGGCTTATTTTGTTGATAGCTTGACTGGAGTAGGTTTGGTTGACCAAATGGGCAACTTCTTTTGCAAAACTTTGTTGTTCGTAGCAGTGTCTGGGGTACTTCTAATCCGCAAGAATGAGGACATTGATACACTAAAGAGGCTGTTGGAAGAAACGACATTTTATGATAAGCAATGGCAAGCA from Humulus lupulus chromosome 5, drHumLupu1.1, whole genome shotgun sequence encodes the following:
- the LOC133778061 gene encoding light-harvesting complex-like protein 3 isotype 1, chloroplastic translates to MSSMALLSPSTHFPSLSPSSHSKTHFANKPCLLLRPNTPLFRRLLSTKASADNGAGNLGSAATAVEPKALEPSVPSSEKVESSPVSNGSALKTPEVEVVSLFENPKWINGTWDLTQFQNNGKTDWEAVIDAEAKRRKWLEDNPESSSNENPVVFDTSIIPWWAWIKRYHLPEAELLNGRAAMIGFFMAYFVDSLTGVGLVDQMGNFFCKTLLFVAVSGVLLIRKNEDIDTLKRLLEETTFYDKQWQATWQDEKSGSFKD